The Streptomyces albofaciens JCM 4342 genome has a segment encoding these proteins:
- the crtI gene encoding phytoene desaturase family protein, whose amino-acid sequence MRTVPGPTDHVVVIGAGLSGLSAALHLLGAGRRVTVVERDPRPGGRCGLLERNGYRIDTGPTVLTMPDLVEEAFAAVGASMAGRLDLVPLHPAYRARFADGSALDVHTDAAAMEAEIERFAGAREAAGYRRLRAWLGRLYAVQMRRFIDANFDSPLQLLHPDLARLAALGGFGRLDARIGRFLTDERVRRVFSFQSLYAGVPPARALAAYAVIAYMDTVAGVYFPRGGMHALPRAMAGAAAEAGAEFRYGHPVRALERSGGRITAVVTDAGRLPCDAVVLTADLPEAYRLLGRRPRRPLPLRRSPSAVVLHAGTPGTWPDPGHHTLSFGAAWHRTFHELTRTGALMSDPSLLLTRPTATDPSLAPPGRHLHYVLAPCPNTDVGPGAHTWRDLGPRYRTALLAELERRGFTGLDAAAEEECLVTPADWSRQGHGAGTPFSAAHTFAQTGPFRPRNLVRGTENAVLAGCGTTPGVGVPTVLVSGKLAAARVTGGSAARRARVSGPGARRRSRTAEAGP is encoded by the coding sequence GTGAGGACCGTACCCGGACCCACCGACCACGTCGTCGTCATCGGCGCCGGCCTGTCCGGGCTGTCCGCCGCGCTGCACCTGCTCGGGGCCGGGCGGCGGGTGACCGTCGTGGAGCGCGACCCGCGGCCCGGCGGCCGGTGCGGCCTCCTGGAGCGCAACGGCTACCGGATCGACACCGGCCCGACCGTGCTGACCATGCCGGACCTGGTCGAGGAGGCGTTCGCGGCGGTCGGCGCCTCGATGGCCGGGCGGCTGGACCTCGTGCCCCTGCACCCCGCCTACCGCGCGCGGTTCGCCGACGGCAGCGCGCTGGACGTGCACACCGACGCGGCGGCCATGGAGGCCGAGATCGAGCGGTTCGCCGGGGCCCGGGAGGCGGCGGGCTACCGGCGGCTGCGCGCCTGGCTCGGCCGGCTGTACGCGGTCCAGATGCGGCGCTTCATCGACGCCAACTTCGACTCGCCGCTGCAACTGCTCCATCCCGACCTCGCCCGCCTCGCGGCGCTGGGCGGCTTCGGCCGCCTGGACGCCCGGATCGGGCGGTTCCTGACGGACGAGCGGGTGCGCCGCGTCTTCTCGTTCCAGTCCCTGTACGCGGGGGTGCCGCCGGCCCGCGCCCTCGCCGCGTACGCCGTCATCGCGTACATGGACACGGTGGCCGGGGTGTACTTCCCGCGCGGCGGGATGCACGCGCTGCCCCGGGCCATGGCCGGCGCCGCCGCCGAGGCGGGCGCGGAGTTCCGGTACGGACACCCGGTACGGGCTCTGGAACGTTCCGGCGGCCGGATCACCGCCGTCGTCACCGACGCCGGGCGCCTGCCGTGCGACGCGGTGGTGCTCACCGCCGACCTGCCCGAGGCGTACCGCCTGCTCGGGCGCCGGCCGCGCCGCCCGCTGCCGCTGCGCCGCTCCCCCTCGGCCGTCGTTCTGCACGCGGGCACACCCGGGACCTGGCCGGACCCGGGTCACCACACCCTCTCGTTCGGCGCCGCCTGGCACCGTACGTTCCACGAACTCACCCGGACCGGCGCCCTGATGAGCGACCCCTCGCTGCTGCTGACCCGGCCGACCGCCACCGACCCGTCGCTGGCCCCGCCGGGCCGCCATCTGCACTACGTCCTGGCGCCCTGCCCCAACACCGACGTCGGGCCCGGCGCGCACACCTGGCGCGACCTCGGCCCCCGCTACCGCACCGCGCTGCTCGCCGAACTCGAACGGCGCGGCTTCACCGGCCTGGACGCGGCGGCCGAGGAGGAATGCCTGGTCACCCCGGCCGACTGGAGCCGCCAGGGGCACGGCGCTGGCACCCCGTTCTCGGCCGCGCACACCTTCGCGCAGACCGGTCCGTTCCGGCCCCGCAACCTCGTACGGGGCACCGAGAACGCCGTACTGGCCGGGTGCGGTACGACGCCGGGCGTCGGGGTGCCGACCGTGCTGGTCTCGGGGAAGCTGGCCGCCGCCCGGGTGACCGGCGGCAGCGCCGCGCGGCGCGCCCGGGTGAGCGGCCCCGGCGCGCGCCGCCGCTCCCGTACGGCGGAGGCGGGACCGTGA
- a CDS encoding lasso RiPP family leader peptide-containing protein — protein MPEIQEQHETVEYEAPELAEVGDFTELTLGFHGPFWDVFGGRGRGWW, from the coding sequence ATGCCGGAAATCCAGGAGCAGCACGAGACGGTCGAGTACGAGGCGCCGGAGCTGGCCGAGGTCGGCGACTTCACCGAGCTGACGCTCGGTTTCCACGGGCCTTTCTGGGACGTGTTCGGCGGACGCGGCCGTGGGTGGTGGTGA
- the ligD gene encoding non-homologous end-joining DNA ligase, giving the protein MSPITVVEGRRLPLTNLDKVLYPRTGTTKGELLHYYATTAGALLAHIHDRPVSFLRYPDGPDGETFFTKNVPPGTPAWVKTCDVPGSTAKNRRQVLVRDVPTLMWAANLVVELHTPQWTADAPRVADRLVLDLDPGEPATIVECCGVARWLRERLLADGLNVYAKTSGSKGLHLLVPIEPTPSEDVTAYAKSVAVEAERALPGHVVHRMTKALRPGKVFIDFSQNSASKTTAAPYTVRARALPTVSAPVTWDEIEGCTDPEQLTFLFDEVAARRERDGDLLAPLLNLNRARPLPR; this is encoded by the coding sequence ATGTCGCCAATCACCGTCGTGGAGGGGCGGCGGCTGCCGCTCACCAACCTGGACAAGGTCCTGTATCCGCGGACCGGCACCACCAAGGGCGAGCTGCTGCACTACTACGCCACCACCGCCGGCGCGCTGCTCGCCCACATCCACGACCGGCCCGTCTCCTTCCTGCGGTATCCCGACGGACCCGACGGCGAGACGTTCTTCACCAAGAACGTGCCGCCCGGGACGCCCGCATGGGTGAAGACCTGCGACGTACCGGGCAGCACGGCCAAGAACCGCCGGCAGGTGCTGGTGCGCGACGTGCCGACCCTGATGTGGGCCGCGAACCTCGTCGTGGAGCTGCACACCCCGCAGTGGACCGCCGACGCGCCGCGCGTCGCCGACCGCCTGGTCCTCGACCTCGACCCCGGCGAGCCAGCCACCATCGTGGAGTGCTGCGGGGTGGCCCGGTGGCTGCGCGAGCGCCTGCTGGCCGACGGCCTGAACGTGTACGCCAAGACCAGCGGCTCCAAGGGCCTGCACCTTCTGGTGCCGATCGAGCCGACGCCCTCGGAGGACGTCACCGCGTACGCGAAGAGCGTCGCCGTCGAGGCCGAGCGGGCCCTGCCCGGCCACGTCGTGCACCGGATGACCAAGGCGCTGCGGCCGGGGAAGGTCTTCATCGACTTCTCGCAGAACTCGGCGTCGAAGACCACCGCCGCGCCCTACACGGTGCGCGCCCGCGCGCTGCCCACCGTCTCCGCGCCCGTGACCTGGGACGAGATCGAAGGCTGTACGGACCCGGAGCAGCTCACGTTCCTGTTCGACGAGGTCGCCGCGCGCCGCGAACGCGACGGCGATCTGCTGGCGCCGCTGCTCAACCTCAACCGCGCCCGGCCGCTGCCGCGCTGA
- a CDS encoding RNA-binding S4 domain-containing protein, whose amino-acid sequence MASDETTVRVDSWIWSVRLTKTRSMAATACRGGHVRVNGERVKAAHGVRPGDEVRLRHAGRERIVVVSRLVSKRVGAAVAAECFVDNSPPPPPREVIAAVGQRDRGTGRPTKRDRREMEQLRGR is encoded by the coding sequence ATGGCTTCAGACGAGACGACCGTACGCGTCGACAGCTGGATCTGGTCCGTCCGGCTGACCAAGACGCGTTCGATGGCCGCGACGGCCTGTCGCGGCGGGCATGTACGGGTCAATGGCGAGCGGGTGAAGGCCGCCCACGGGGTGCGGCCGGGCGACGAGGTACGGCTGCGGCACGCCGGGCGCGAGCGCATCGTCGTGGTCTCGCGCCTCGTCAGCAAGCGGGTCGGCGCCGCGGTCGCCGCCGAGTGCTTCGTCGACAACAGTCCCCCGCCGCCGCCCCGCGAGGTGATCGCCGCGGTCGGACAGCGCGACCGGGGAACCGGCCGGCCCACCAAGCGCGACCGCCGCGAGATGGAGCAGTTGCGGGGCCGCTGA
- a CDS encoding YjdF family protein — protein MPSTFTVFFEDPYWVGVLEIAGPDGVRAARHVFGAEPTGPELLAFALRGADALIARALAAPAVQATAAARPYRPNPKRLARAAAREQAARPVSTAAQEALARSFAQAKTENRAAAKRRRAAEDERRRSRARAKAKARHRGR, from the coding sequence ATGCCGAGCACGTTCACCGTGTTCTTCGAGGACCCCTACTGGGTCGGCGTTCTGGAGATCGCCGGGCCGGACGGCGTACGGGCCGCCCGTCATGTCTTCGGCGCCGAACCGACCGGCCCCGAGCTGCTGGCCTTCGCGCTCCGCGGGGCGGACGCCCTGATCGCGCGGGCGCTCGCCGCGCCCGCCGTGCAGGCGACGGCAGCCGCGCGCCCGTACCGCCCGAACCCGAAGCGGCTGGCCCGCGCCGCCGCCCGGGAGCAGGCGGCCCGGCCGGTGAGTACCGCCGCGCAGGAAGCGCTCGCCCGGAGCTTCGCGCAGGCGAAGACCGAGAACCGGGCCGCGGCCAAGCGGCGGCGGGCGGCGGAGGACGAGCGGCGCAGGTCGCGGGCGCGCGCGAAGGCGAAGGCCCGGCACCGGGGGCGCTGA
- a CDS encoding Ku protein has protein sequence MRSVWNGSISFGLVSIPVKTYSATERTASVSFVRIHAKDGGRIHYRKVCELDGEEVPTEEVGKGYQAADDTIVPITDEDLAKLPLPTTKTLTILAFVGADEIDPLQLDKSYFLGPNGVAATKPYALLRDALEHQEKVAIGKVAMHGRETLAMLRAHDGAIAMHTLLWPDQIRSANAVAPSEKVEIRENELTLAETLMDSLGDLDESELHDDYREAVEELVTAKLEGGEPAAPRAAPRGGKVIDLMAALENSVRAARESRGEGGGAAGEDADEADQASVTPIGSRKTAKKAAAKTASGGGAKKAAARKTSGSAAKKSASGKTAASGGKKTAAGGGSGGKKTAAKSSAAKSTAKKSAAKKTGRRASA, from the coding sequence ATGCGATCGGTGTGGAACGGGTCGATCTCCTTCGGGCTGGTCAGCATCCCCGTGAAGACCTACAGCGCGACCGAGCGCACCGCCTCGGTCTCGTTCGTCCGCATCCACGCCAAGGACGGCGGCCGGATCCACTACCGCAAGGTCTGCGAGCTGGACGGGGAGGAGGTCCCCACCGAGGAGGTCGGCAAGGGCTACCAGGCCGCGGACGACACGATCGTGCCGATCACCGACGAGGACCTGGCCAAGCTGCCGCTGCCGACGACCAAGACGCTGACCATCCTGGCCTTCGTCGGCGCGGACGAGATCGACCCGCTCCAGCTGGACAAGTCCTACTTCCTGGGGCCCAACGGCGTCGCCGCCACCAAGCCGTACGCCCTGCTGCGGGACGCCCTGGAGCACCAGGAGAAGGTCGCGATCGGCAAGGTGGCCATGCACGGGCGGGAGACGCTCGCCATGCTGCGGGCGCACGACGGGGCGATCGCCATGCACACGCTGCTGTGGCCGGACCAGATCCGCTCGGCGAACGCCGTCGCGCCCAGCGAGAAGGTGGAGATCCGGGAGAACGAGCTGACCCTCGCCGAGACCCTGATGGACTCGCTCGGCGACCTGGACGAGTCGGAGCTGCACGACGACTACCGGGAGGCCGTCGAGGAACTGGTCACCGCGAAGCTGGAGGGCGGCGAGCCGGCCGCGCCCAGGGCCGCCCCGCGCGGCGGCAAGGTCATCGATCTCATGGCCGCGCTGGAGAACAGCGTGCGGGCGGCGCGGGAGTCGCGCGGGGAGGGCGGCGGGGCCGCCGGGGAGGACGCGGACGAGGCGGACCAGGCCTCGGTCACGCCGATCGGGAGCCGCAAGACGGCGAAGAAGGCCGCGGCGAAGACGGCGTCCGGCGGCGGCGCCAAGAAGGCGGCGGCCCGCAAGACGTCCGGGTCGGCCGCCAAGAAGTCCGCCTCCGGCAAGACGGCCGCCTCCGGCGGGAAGAAGACGGCGGCGGGCGGGGGCTCGGGCGGGAAGAAGACCGCGGCGAAGTCCTCGGCGGCCAAGTCCACCGCCAAGAAGAGCGCCGCCAAGAAGACCGGCAGGCGGGCGTCGGCCTGA
- a CDS encoding DUF5914 domain-containing protein — MRRRPVAWERQRPTWRDAAPGVIAGALERAKARPSGNWYAVGASRQVGRDRPLGRTVAGTEVVLWRAADGRLRGGPGACPHLGAPLKDSPVRCGTLVCHWHGLALDCGPFAGWEPYPVYDDGVLVWVRLDHAGGEEPLDRPRVPERPLAAAAIAAVHTGVGRCEPDDVVANRLDPWHGAWFHPYSFVDLTVADGPAGPSDAFTVDVSFKVAGRLVVPVRAEFTAPGPRTVVMRITEGEGAGSVVETHATPLGTDASGRPRTAVVEAVVATSDRPGFAVARAAAPLLRPVMRATAGRLWRDDMAYAERRWELRRAGRFPG, encoded by the coding sequence CTGCGGCGGCGGCCCGTGGCGTGGGAGCGCCAGCGGCCCACCTGGCGGGACGCCGCGCCGGGCGTGATCGCGGGCGCGCTCGAACGCGCCAAGGCCCGGCCGTCCGGCAACTGGTACGCCGTGGGCGCCTCCCGGCAGGTCGGCCGGGACCGCCCCCTGGGCCGGACCGTCGCCGGGACGGAGGTGGTGCTGTGGCGCGCGGCCGACGGGCGGCTGCGCGGCGGCCCGGGGGCCTGCCCGCACCTGGGGGCGCCGCTGAAGGACAGCCCGGTGCGGTGCGGCACACTCGTCTGCCACTGGCACGGACTCGCCCTGGACTGCGGCCCGTTCGCCGGGTGGGAGCCGTATCCGGTGTACGACGACGGGGTGCTGGTCTGGGTGCGCCTGGATCACGCGGGCGGCGAGGAGCCGCTGGACCGGCCACGCGTCCCGGAGCGCCCGCTCGCGGCCGCCGCCATCGCGGCCGTCCACACCGGTGTAGGGCGCTGCGAGCCGGACGACGTGGTCGCCAACCGGCTCGACCCGTGGCACGGCGCGTGGTTCCACCCGTACTCCTTCGTCGACCTGACCGTGGCGGACGGCCCGGCGGGGCCCTCGGACGCCTTCACCGTGGACGTGTCCTTCAAGGTCGCCGGGCGCCTGGTCGTGCCCGTGCGCGCGGAGTTCACCGCTCCCGGACCGCGCACCGTGGTCATGCGCATCACCGAGGGCGAGGGCGCGGGCAGCGTGGTGGAGACCCACGCCACCCCGCTCGGCACCGACGCGTCCGGCCGGCCGCGTACCGCCGTGGTCGAGGCGGTCGTCGCCACCAGCGACCGGCCGGGCTTCGCGGTGGCCCGCGCGGCGGCCCCGCTGCTGCGCCCTGTGATGCGGGCCACGGCGGGGCGGCTGTGGCGCGACGACATGGCGTATGCGGAGCGGCGGTGGGAGCTGCGGCGGGCGGGGAGGTTTCCGGGGTGA
- the snpA gene encoding snapalysin, which produces MRPMRTVVTTVLGLGLAASLGTVPATAASAPAAPSGTSVSTPASIAKYAGSAEEAKANKAFFQAVMKSAAAKRAANPGVLAVTVTYNASSAPTFRSQIARSTQIWNSSVRNVKLQEGSNADFRYYEGNDSRGSYASTDGHGRGYIFLDYRQNQQYNSTRVTAHETGHVLGLPDHYSGPCSELMSGGGPGPSCQNANPNAQERARVDALWRNGIAAQPAPAS; this is translated from the coding sequence ATGAGACCCATGCGTACGGTTGTCACCACCGTGCTCGGCCTCGGTCTGGCCGCCTCCCTCGGTACCGTCCCCGCCACCGCCGCCTCCGCTCCCGCCGCCCCCTCCGGCACGAGCGTCTCCACCCCGGCCTCCATAGCCAAGTACGCCGGCTCCGCCGAGGAGGCCAAGGCCAACAAGGCGTTCTTCCAGGCCGTCATGAAGTCGGCCGCCGCCAAGCGCGCCGCCAACCCCGGCGTCCTGGCGGTCACCGTCACGTACAACGCCTCCAGCGCGCCCACCTTCCGCAGCCAGATAGCGCGCAGCACGCAGATCTGGAACAGCTCCGTGCGCAACGTGAAGCTCCAGGAAGGCTCCAACGCCGACTTCCGGTACTACGAGGGCAACGACTCCCGCGGCTCCTACGCGAGCACCGACGGCCACGGGCGGGGCTACATCTTCCTCGACTACCGGCAGAACCAGCAGTACAACTCCACCCGTGTGACGGCCCACGAGACGGGCCACGTCCTCGGCCTGCCCGACCACTACTCGGGCCCCTGCAGCGAGCTGATGTCGGGTGGCGGCCCCGGCCCCTCCTGCCAGAACGCCAACCCGAACGCGCAGGAGCGCGCCCGGGTGGACGCCCTGTGGCGCAACGGCATCGCGGCCCAGCCGGCCCCGGCCTCCTGA
- a CDS encoding polyprenyl synthetase family protein has translation MRRIRARDPHDAFGAHAVDADVAGAVGRTLDEVLGERLADATAADALFARDVAERVARFTLGGGKRLRGQFVWWGLRVGGGGDDAAEAALRLAAALELLQTCALVHDDVMDGAELRRGRPALHAEVRAQYGRRTGSGDGGPSAAAFGRSTAILAGDLALAWADDTVLDTRVPGHARSGVHALWRGMRTEMVAGQYLDLHAQVTASRSPARALHTARLKSARYSVERPLLLGAALAGADDRTTGALRAAGRCAGLAFQLHDDLLGVFGDPAETGKPSGDDIREGKLTYLTAVARARAEAAGDHTALGVLDAALGAPDLTAAGLDRVREVLVSTGARAALEDKVALLADRGTAHLADLRTADPSALRSLHGLLRATSGARTAAPVAAHGHGGER, from the coding sequence ATGCGCCGAATCCGGGCGCGGGATCCACATGACGCGTTCGGGGCTCACGCCGTGGACGCCGATGTCGCGGGCGCTGTCGGGCGGACGCTCGACGAGGTGCTCGGCGAGCGGCTGGCGGACGCCACGGCGGCCGACGCCCTGTTCGCCCGCGATGTCGCCGAACGCGTCGCCCGTTTCACGCTGGGCGGCGGCAAGCGGCTGCGCGGGCAGTTCGTGTGGTGGGGGCTGCGGGTCGGCGGGGGCGGCGATGACGCGGCGGAGGCGGCACTGCGGCTGGCCGCCGCGCTGGAACTCCTCCAGACCTGCGCGCTCGTGCACGACGACGTGATGGACGGAGCCGAACTCCGCCGGGGCAGACCGGCTCTGCACGCCGAGGTGCGGGCGCAGTACGGGCGCCGCACCGGGAGCGGTGACGGCGGCCCGTCCGCCGCGGCGTTCGGCCGGTCCACGGCGATCCTGGCCGGCGACCTCGCGCTGGCCTGGGCCGACGACACCGTCCTGGACACCCGTGTCCCCGGCCACGCCCGGTCCGGGGTCCACGCGCTGTGGCGCGGCATGCGGACCGAGATGGTGGCCGGCCAGTACCTGGACCTGCACGCCCAGGTCACCGCGTCCCGCTCCCCCGCCCGGGCGCTGCACACCGCCCGCCTCAAAAGCGCCCGCTATTCGGTCGAACGGCCGCTGCTGCTGGGCGCCGCCCTGGCCGGCGCGGACGACCGGACCACCGGCGCCCTGCGTGCGGCGGGGCGCTGCGCGGGGCTCGCCTTCCAGCTGCACGACGACCTGCTGGGGGTGTTCGGCGACCCGGCGGAGACCGGCAAGCCGTCGGGGGACGACATCCGGGAGGGCAAGCTGACCTACCTCACCGCCGTCGCCCGCGCCCGCGCGGAAGCCGCCGGCGATCACACGGCGCTCGGCGTCCTCGACGCGGCGCTGGGCGCCCCGGACCTGACGGCCGCCGGCCTGGACCGCGTACGGGAGGTGCTGGTCTCGACCGGGGCCCGGGCCGCGCTGGAGGACAAGGTCGCGCTCCTCGCCGACCGGGGCACGGCCCATCTGGCGGACCTGCGCACCGCCGACCCGTCCGCCCTCCGCTCCCTGCACGGCCTGCTGCGCGCCACCTCGGGTGCCCGCACGGCGGCGCCGGTGGCGGCCCACGGACACGGAGGTGAGCGGTGA
- a CDS encoding YchJ family protein — translation MSKNHARRRPAIDPASPCPCGLAATYGECCARFHRGEAAAPTAERLMRSRYSAFAAGDAPYLLRTWHPATRPAGVDFEPGQRWTRLEIVGTTGGSAFHSEGTVEFRAHYTLRGEPGVQEENSRFVRDEGAWVYLSEL, via the coding sequence GTGTCCAAGAACCACGCACGCCGGCGACCGGCGATCGACCCCGCCTCCCCCTGCCCCTGCGGCCTGGCAGCGACCTACGGGGAGTGCTGTGCCCGCTTCCACCGGGGCGAGGCCGCCGCGCCCACGGCCGAGCGGCTGATGCGTTCGCGCTACAGCGCCTTCGCGGCCGGTGACGCCCCGTACCTGCTGCGCACCTGGCACCCCGCGACGCGCCCGGCGGGCGTGGATTTCGAGCCCGGGCAGCGGTGGACGCGCCTGGAGATCGTCGGTACGACGGGCGGGAGCGCGTTCCACAGCGAGGGCACCGTGGAGTTCCGCGCGCACTACACGCTGCGCGGCGAGCCCGGCGTGCAGGAGGAGAACAGCCGCTTCGTACGGGACGAGGGGGCGTGGGTGTACTTGAGCGAGCTGTGA
- a CDS encoding lycopene cyclase family protein — MYDTEVAVVGGGAAGLSLAHRLCAPPPGARRPRVTVVDAPPGPLRPPERTWCYWEAPGGEYDGVLAASWDRLRVHGADGAPVTGRPGPLRYKMMRSGAFERLMGARLAAAPAAHRLTAVVEDVRALPGGAEVRGTTPEGGPLRLRARWVFDSRPLPALPPARTTLLQHFHGWFIRTERPEFDPATADLMDFRTPQPDHGLSFGYVLPLSPYEALAEYTEFSAAPLDEAAYHRALRHYLADVRALGPYRVTASEQGVIPMTDARFPRAAGPRVFRIGAAGGATRPSTGYTFAAVQRQTRAIAAAFHQGRTPVPPPPHSARSRLMDAVLLRALDSGRVDGADFFTGLFRGVPMERLLRFLDGGTRLREDLSIGLHTPVLPMLRTVAELPRLRRRPSVRPARA, encoded by the coding sequence GTGTACGACACGGAGGTGGCCGTCGTGGGCGGCGGCGCCGCGGGCCTGTCCCTCGCCCACCGGCTCTGCGCCCCGCCGCCCGGGGCCCGCCGCCCCCGGGTGACCGTCGTGGACGCACCGCCCGGCCCCCTGCGTCCCCCCGAGCGCACCTGGTGCTACTGGGAAGCGCCCGGCGGCGAGTACGACGGCGTCCTGGCGGCCTCCTGGGACCGGCTGCGCGTGCACGGCGCCGACGGTGCCCCGGTGACGGGGCGCCCCGGACCGCTCCGGTACAAGATGATGCGCTCCGGCGCGTTCGAACGGCTGATGGGCGCGCGGCTGGCCGCCGCTCCGGCCGCACACCGGCTGACGGCCGTGGTCGAGGACGTGCGCGCGCTGCCGGGCGGCGCCGAGGTCCGCGGTACGACACCGGAAGGCGGCCCGCTGCGGCTGCGCGCCCGCTGGGTCTTCGACTCCCGGCCGCTGCCCGCCCTGCCGCCCGCCCGCACCACCCTCCTCCAGCACTTCCACGGCTGGTTCATCCGCACCGAACGGCCCGAGTTCGACCCGGCGACCGCCGACCTGATGGACTTCCGCACCCCGCAGCCGGACCACGGCCTGTCGTTCGGTTACGTCCTCCCGCTCAGCCCGTACGAAGCGCTGGCCGAGTACACCGAGTTCTCCGCCGCCCCGCTCGACGAGGCCGCCTACCACCGCGCCCTGCGCCACTACCTGGCAGACGTCCGCGCGCTGGGCCCGTACCGCGTCACCGCCTCCGAGCAGGGCGTCATCCCGATGACCGACGCGCGCTTCCCGCGCGCCGCCGGGCCCCGCGTCTTCCGCATCGGCGCCGCCGGAGGCGCCACCCGGCCGTCCACCGGCTACACCTTCGCCGCCGTCCAGCGCCAGACCCGGGCCATCGCCGCCGCCTTCCACCAAGGCCGCACCCCGGTCCCGCCGCCCCCGCACTCCGCCCGGTCGCGGCTGATGGACGCCGTCCTGCTGCGGGCCCTGGACAGCGGCCGCGTCGACGGCGCCGACTTCTTCACCGGGCTGTTCCGCGGTGTGCCGATGGAACGGCTGCTGCGCTTCCTGGACGGCGGCACCCGCCTGCGCGAGGACCTGTCCATCGGCCTGCACACTCCCGTACTGCCCATGCTGCGCACCGTGGCGGAACTGCCCCGGCTGCGCCGCCGCCCGTCCGTGCGCCCGGCCCGTGCGTAA
- a CDS encoding FAD-dependent oxidoreductase — translation MTTPPSDAAPTAAGRSRRPARPAVPRRGRDRRARVVPPPPGRARIGGEAPHTAVIGGGIAGLAAATALAERGVRVTLYEREAGLGGRLSGRQVQLADGFRATMTRGFHAFFRQYYNLRGLLRRADPALGMLTGLPDYPLRHSSGLRDSFARVPRTPPWSALGFALLSPTFTPREMARMNPRAALPLLDVRTPGVYERLDGVSARDFLDRIRFPEAAHHLAFEVFSRSFFADPGELSAAEMASMFHIYFLGSSEGLLFDVPDEPFPQALWEPLGRYLTGHGVAVHTGCAVETVEPRPDGGVTVLGSHGAARHDAVVLALDTAGLRGLVAASPRLGDRDWRERVRRLRTAPPFLVSRLWLDRPVARDRPGFLGTSGFGALDNVSVLERWEGEAARWASRTGGSVVELHAYALRTDTDRRAQQDRLLDQLAHVYPETREAKVVDAQHEWRADCPLFPVGGYQDRPTVRTPDPAVVVAGDLVRTELPVALMERAATTGFLAANALLERWGVRGQMLWTVPDRGRSAVLRGVARVMGD, via the coding sequence ATGACGACCCCGCCGTCTGACGCCGCACCGACCGCCGCCGGGCGCTCCCGCCGCCCCGCCCGCCCCGCCGTACCGCGCCGGGGCCGGGACCGGCGGGCCCGCGTCGTCCCGCCCCCGCCGGGCCGGGCCCGGATCGGCGGCGAGGCGCCGCACACGGCGGTGATCGGGGGCGGCATCGCCGGGCTCGCCGCGGCCACCGCGCTCGCCGAACGGGGCGTACGGGTCACGCTGTACGAGCGGGAGGCGGGCCTCGGCGGCCGGCTCTCCGGCCGCCAGGTCCAGCTCGCCGACGGCTTCCGGGCCACCATGACGCGGGGGTTCCACGCCTTCTTCCGCCAGTACTACAACCTGCGGGGCCTGTTGCGCCGGGCCGACCCGGCGCTGGGCATGCTCACCGGGCTGCCCGACTACCCGCTGCGCCACAGCAGCGGCCTGCGCGACAGCTTCGCGCGGGTGCCCCGCACCCCGCCGTGGAGCGCGCTCGGCTTCGCCCTGCTCAGCCCGACCTTCACCCCGCGCGAGATGGCCCGGATGAACCCGCGGGCCGCGCTGCCCCTGCTCGACGTGCGGACACCCGGCGTCTACGAGCGCCTGGACGGCGTCAGCGCGCGCGACTTCCTGGACCGCATCCGCTTCCCCGAAGCAGCACACCACCTGGCGTTCGAGGTGTTCTCCCGCAGCTTCTTCGCCGACCCCGGGGAACTGTCCGCCGCCGAGATGGCGTCGATGTTCCACATCTACTTCCTCGGCTCCAGCGAAGGGCTGCTGTTCGACGTGCCCGATGAACCGTTCCCGCAGGCGCTGTGGGAGCCGCTGGGCCGCTACCTGACCGGTCACGGCGTCGCGGTGCACACCGGCTGCGCGGTGGAGACGGTCGAGCCCCGCCCGGACGGCGGCGTGACCGTACTGGGCTCCCACGGCGCGGCGCGCCACGACGCCGTGGTGCTCGCCCTCGACACCGCCGGACTGCGCGGCCTGGTCGCCGCCTCGCCCCGGCTGGGCGACCGGGACTGGCGCGAGCGGGTGCGGCGGCTGCGGACCGCGCCGCCGTTCCTCGTCTCGCGGCTCTGGCTCGACCGGCCGGTGGCCCGGGACCGGCCGGGCTTCCTCGGCACCAGCGGCTTCGGGGCGCTGGACAACGTCAGCGTGCTGGAGCGCTGGGAGGGGGAGGCGGCCCGGTGGGCGTCCCGCACCGGCGGCTCGGTGGTCGAACTGCACGCGTACGCGCTGCGCACGGACACCGACCGGCGGGCCCAGCAGGACCGGCTGCTGGACCAGCTGGCGCACGTCTACCCCGAGACCCGCGAGGCGAAGGTGGTCGACGCGCAGCATGAATGGCGCGCCGACTGCCCGCTGTTCCCGGTGGGCGGCTACCAGGACCGCCCCACCGTCCGCACGCCCGACCCGGCGGTGGTGGTGGCCGGCGACCTCGTGCGCACGGAACTTCCGGTGGCCCTCATGGAACGCGCGGCCACCACCGGCTTCCTCGCCGCGAACGCGCTGCTGGAGCGGTGGGGCGTACGCGGCCAGATGTTGTGGACGGTGCCGGACCGGGGGCGGTCGGCGGTGCTGCGGGGGGTGGCACGGGTGATGGGGGACTGA